In Sodalis ligni, a single genomic region encodes these proteins:
- the lolA gene encoding outer membrane lipoprotein chaperone LolA: MKIRLFAACLLSAMVSLPALADDAQTLQSRLNQVNSFHASFNQTVTSAEGGSVQQGEGELWVKRPNLFNWHMTSPAESVLISDGKTLWFYNPFVEQVTATWLKNSTGNTPFMLITRNSPDDWRQYNVKQRGDMFELTPKSAAGNLKQFTINVNTGGTINGFTAVEQDGQRSAYQLKSQINGQIDAAKFRFTPPKGVTVDDQRQ; this comes from the coding sequence ATGAAAATACGGTTGTTTGCCGCCTGTCTGTTGAGCGCCATGGTTTCGCTGCCGGCGTTGGCCGACGATGCCCAGACATTGCAAAGCCGCCTGAACCAGGTCAACAGCTTCCATGCCAGCTTTAACCAAACCGTCACCAGCGCCGAAGGCGGTTCGGTACAGCAAGGGGAAGGCGAACTGTGGGTCAAGCGGCCCAATTTGTTTAACTGGCATATGACCTCGCCGGCTGAAAGCGTACTGATTTCCGACGGCAAAACCTTATGGTTCTATAATCCGTTTGTCGAACAGGTCACCGCCACCTGGCTGAAAAACAGCACCGGGAATACTCCGTTTATGCTGATAACCCGCAACAGCCCGGATGACTGGCGTCAATACAACGTCAAACAGCGGGGCGATATGTTTGAGCTGACGCCCAAATCCGCTGCCGGAAATTTGAAGCAGTTTACTATCAATGTAAATACCGGCGGCACCATTAACGGTTTCACCGCCGTCGAGCAGGACGGGCAGCGCAGCGCCTATCAACTGAAAAGCCAGATAAACGGCCAGATAGACGCCGCTAAATTCCGCTTCACACCGCCCAAAGGCGTGACGGTGGACGATCAACGTCAATGA
- a CDS encoding replication-associated recombination protein A gives MSNLSLDFSRNEFQPLAARMRPATLEEYVGQQHLLAPGKPLPRAIKNGQLHSMILWGPPGTGKTTLAELIGRYGNADVERVSAVTSGIKEIREAIERARLNRDAGRRTILFVDEVHRFNKSQQDAFLPHVEEGTITFIGATTENPSFELNSALLSRAKVYLLKALTAEDIETVLSQAMTDPERGYGGQNIVLPDETRHMLAEWVNGDARRALNSLEMMVDMAEPDALGNRILTPALLKEISGERSARFDNKGDRYYDLISALHKSVRGSAPDAALYWYARIITAGGDPLYVARRLLAIASEDVGNADPRGMQVALAAWDCFTRVGPAEGERAIAQAIVYLACAPKSNAVYTAFKAAMQDARENTDFDVPAHLRNAPTKLMKEMGLGAEYRYAHDEPNAYAAGENYFPPEMAATRYYHPSTRGLEAKIAEKLAWLDAQDQNSPIKRYR, from the coding sequence ATGAGCAATCTGTCCCTTGATTTTTCCCGCAACGAGTTCCAGCCGCTGGCCGCGCGCATGCGTCCCGCCACCCTGGAAGAGTATGTCGGTCAGCAGCACCTGCTGGCGCCCGGCAAGCCGTTGCCGAGAGCTATCAAGAACGGACAATTGCACTCCATGATCCTGTGGGGACCGCCGGGCACCGGTAAAACCACGCTGGCGGAACTCATCGGCCGCTACGGTAACGCGGACGTGGAGCGTGTCTCTGCGGTCACTTCCGGCATCAAGGAAATCCGCGAGGCCATCGAGCGCGCGCGCCTCAACCGGGACGCCGGACGCCGCACCATCCTGTTCGTGGACGAAGTGCATCGTTTCAATAAAAGCCAGCAGGATGCCTTCCTGCCCCATGTGGAAGAAGGCACCATCACTTTTATCGGCGCCACCACCGAAAATCCCTCGTTTGAATTGAACTCCGCGCTGTTATCACGCGCCAAGGTCTATCTGCTCAAGGCCCTCACCGCCGAAGATATCGAGACGGTACTGTCCCAGGCCATGACGGATCCCGAGCGGGGCTACGGCGGCCAGAATATCGTTTTGCCGGACGAAACCAGGCACATGCTGGCGGAGTGGGTGAATGGCGATGCCCGGCGGGCATTGAACAGCCTGGAAATGATGGTCGATATGGCCGAACCCGATGCCCTGGGCAACCGGATTTTAACTCCGGCGCTGCTCAAGGAGATTTCCGGCGAACGAAGCGCCCGCTTTGATAACAAAGGCGATCGCTATTACGATCTGATCTCCGCGCTGCATAAGTCCGTACGCGGTTCGGCTCCCGATGCGGCGCTTTACTGGTACGCGCGCATTATCACCGCCGGCGGCGATCCGCTTTACGTGGCGCGCCGCCTGCTGGCCATCGCTTCCGAAGATGTGGGCAACGCCGATCCCCGCGGCATGCAGGTGGCTCTTGCCGCCTGGGATTGCTTCACCCGGGTCGGCCCGGCGGAGGGCGAGCGTGCCATTGCCCAGGCCATCGTTTACCTGGCCTGCGCGCCGAAGAGCAATGCGGTATACACCGCCTTCAAGGCCGCCATGCAGGATGCTCGGGAAAACACCGATTTCGACGTGCCGGCGCATTTGCGCAACGCCCCCACCAAGCTGATGAAAGAGATGGGACTGGGGGCGGAGTATCGCTACGCCCATGACGAACCTAACGCCTACGCCGCCGGTGAGAACTATTTCCCGCCGGAAATGGCCGCCACGCGCTACTACCATCCCAGCACCCGCGGACTGGAGGCGAAGATTGCTGAAAAGCTTGCCTGGCTTGACGCGCAGGATCAAAATAGCCCAATAAAACGCTACCGATAA
- the serS gene encoding serine--tRNA ligase, with the protein MLDPNLLRNELDAVAEKLARRSFKLDVDTLRKYEERRKVLQVETETLQAERNSRSKSIGAAKARGEDIEPLRQEVNLLGERLDAAKAELDILQNSIRDMALSIPNIPDDVVPFGKDENDNQEISRWGEPKQYDFPVRDHVALGEMSDGLDFAAAVKLTGTRFVVMKGQIAHLHRALSQFMLDLHTEQHGYLETYVPYLVNHASLYGTSQLPKFAEDLFHTQPLSEEAETSAYALIPTAEVPLTNLVRDEILDEDVLPLKMTAHTPCFRSEAGSYGRDTRGLIRMHQFDKVEMVQVVKPENSMQALEELTAHAEKVLQLLNLPYRKILLCTGDMGFASCKTYDLEVWLPAQNTYREISSCSNIGDFQARRMQARYRSKEDKKPRLVHTLNGSGLAVGRTLVAVMENYQMADGRIEIPAVLVPYMKGLTHIG; encoded by the coding sequence ATGCTCGATCCTAATCTACTGCGTAATGAGCTGGACGCGGTTGCCGAGAAACTGGCTCGCAGAAGTTTCAAGCTGGATGTCGATACTCTGCGTAAATATGAAGAACGCCGTAAGGTGTTGCAGGTAGAAACCGAAACGCTGCAGGCCGAACGCAATTCCCGATCCAAATCGATCGGCGCGGCGAAAGCCCGTGGAGAAGATATCGAGCCTTTGCGTCAGGAGGTGAATCTTCTGGGTGAGCGCCTGGATGCCGCCAAGGCCGAACTGGATATATTGCAAAATAGTATCCGCGACATGGCGTTGTCCATACCCAACATTCCCGATGACGTGGTGCCCTTCGGCAAAGACGAAAATGATAACCAGGAAATCAGCCGCTGGGGCGAACCCAAGCAGTATGATTTTCCGGTGCGCGATCACGTGGCCTTGGGTGAAATGTCCGACGGGCTTGATTTTGCCGCCGCGGTGAAACTGACCGGCACGCGTTTTGTGGTCATGAAAGGGCAGATTGCCCATCTGCACCGGGCGTTGTCGCAGTTCATGCTGGACCTGCACACTGAGCAGCATGGCTATCTTGAAACCTACGTGCCCTATCTGGTGAACCATGCTTCACTGTACGGTACCAGCCAACTGCCGAAATTCGCCGAAGATTTGTTCCATACCCAGCCCCTCAGTGAAGAAGCCGAGACCAGCGCCTATGCGTTGATTCCCACGGCGGAAGTTCCCCTGACCAATCTGGTGCGGGACGAAATTCTCGACGAAGACGTTCTGCCGCTCAAGATGACCGCCCACACCCCGTGTTTTCGCTCCGAGGCGGGTTCCTACGGTCGCGACACCCGCGGTCTCATCCGCATGCACCAGTTCGACAAGGTTGAAATGGTGCAGGTGGTGAAACCCGAAAACTCCATGCAGGCGCTGGAAGAACTCACCGCCCATGCGGAGAAGGTCCTGCAGTTGCTGAACCTGCCGTACCGTAAAATATTGCTTTGTACCGGCGATATGGGCTTCGCATCCTGCAAAACCTACGACCTGGAAGTGTGGCTGCCGGCGCAGAATACCTACCGGGAAATTTCCTCCTGTTCCAATATCGGCGATTTCCAGGCCCGCCGCATGCAGGCCCGCTATCGCAGCAAAGAGGATAAAAAACCGCGTTTGGTACACACCCTCAACGGCTCCGGCCTGGCGGTGGGACGTACGCTGGTGGCGGTCATGGAAAACTACCAGATGGCGGACGGCCGGATCGAAATACCGGCGGTGCTGGTGCCCTATATGAAAGGATTGACCCATATCGGTTGA
- a CDS encoding MFS transporter has protein sequence MSVYSRPVVMLLTGLLSLTVSIAVLNTLVPLWLSHESLPTWQIGLVGSSYFTGNLVGTLLAGTLIKRVGFNRSYHFSCVLFAVATLGLGLTIDFGSWLLCRFVAGVACALVWVVVESALMRRGTIRTRGQLLAAYMMVYYMGTVIGQLLLSGVSTALMSVLLWVTALMIVAVLPLLFNRIDGQGTESPRAPVWPMLLRRNARLGINGCIISGVVLGSLYGLMPLYLSHQGLSDGKVGYWMALLVSAGIVGQWPVGRLADRFGRLMILRVQVFMVIIGSLSMLSDAAMVPALFLLGCSGFTLYPVAMSWACEKVPTHELVAMNQALLLSYTIGSLAGPSMTAILMQRYSDQWLFVIISGVALIYLVMLLRKADRHHTPVTTA, from the coding sequence ATGTCCGTCTATTCCCGCCCGGTGGTGATGTTGCTTACCGGGCTGTTGTCGTTGACCGTTTCCATCGCCGTGCTCAATACGCTGGTGCCCCTATGGCTGTCCCATGAGTCGCTGCCTACCTGGCAAATCGGGCTGGTGGGGTCGTCCTATTTCACCGGTAATCTGGTGGGAACCCTATTGGCCGGCACGCTGATTAAACGGGTCGGCTTTAACCGCAGCTATCACTTCTCCTGCGTACTCTTTGCCGTTGCCACCCTCGGGCTGGGCTTAACCATCGATTTCGGCAGCTGGCTGCTCTGCCGGTTTGTGGCCGGCGTCGCCTGTGCGCTGGTTTGGGTGGTGGTGGAAAGCGCCCTGATGCGCCGGGGTACGATACGCACCCGCGGACAACTGCTGGCCGCTTATATGATGGTCTATTACATGGGCACGGTCATCGGCCAACTGCTGCTGAGCGGCGTATCCACCGCCTTGATGTCGGTATTGCTCTGGGTAACCGCCCTGATGATCGTGGCGGTGCTGCCGCTGCTGTTCAACCGCATAGACGGACAGGGCACCGAGTCCCCCCGTGCCCCGGTCTGGCCGATGCTGCTGCGCCGCAATGCCCGCCTGGGCATCAATGGCTGCATCATCTCGGGCGTGGTGCTCGGTTCGCTTTACGGCCTGATGCCGCTCTATCTGTCACACCAGGGACTGAGCGACGGCAAGGTGGGATACTGGATGGCGCTGCTGGTGAGCGCCGGTATCGTCGGACAATGGCCGGTAGGTCGCCTGGCGGACCGTTTCGGGCGCTTGATGATATTGCGGGTGCAGGTATTTATGGTCATTATCGGCAGCTTGTCTATGCTGAGCGACGCCGCCATGGTTCCCGCGCTGTTCCTGCTAGGCTGCTCGGGATTCACCCTTTATCCGGTGGCCATGTCATGGGCCTGTGAAAAGGTGCCCACCCATGAACTGGTGGCAATGAACCAAGCCCTGCTGCTCAGCTACACCATCGGCAGCCTGGCTGGCCCGAGCATGACCGCCATACTGATGCAGCGCTATTCGGATCAGTGGCTGTTTGTTATCATCTCCGGGGTAGCCCTGATTTATCTGGTGATGCTGCTGCGCAAAGCGGACAGGCACCATACGCCGGTCACCACCGCCTGA
- a CDS encoding ABC transporter ATP-binding protein/permease: MKAAEIKTAHWREVWQLIKPFWRSEEKWRAWGMLAVIVILSLTTVYISVLFNQWNRVFYDALQNKNFPVFKSQLIYFTWLALIFIVISIYKIYLTQGLQMYWRRWMTRQYMDKWLQHHVYYHTEQQQTVDNPDQRIAEDLNALTSGTLSLALGLLSSVVTFVSFISILWSVSGPISVTLSGHLFTVPGYMVWFAILYAGMGSLLIWKVGRPLVRLGFEQERFEANFRFGLIRIRENNDAIALYQGEPREAKQLDGRFEAIRANWWSIMRVSRRLNVASNFYGQFAIIFPILVAAPRYFSGAIQLGTLMQISSAFGEIQGALSWFIDAFNQLASWKACINRLAGFNAAVERHSSQNTDIVRQPTAGAALALTDLTLTIPTGRALFHGATQSIAPGEKVLIVGPSGCGKSTLLRAIAGIWPYGSGGIGLHSGMKVLFLPQRSYIPIGSLLGALCYPEAPDHFSREQMLSMLDECQLAHLRPMLDKELNWSHWLSPGEQQRLAFARALLIKPDILFLDEATSALDDENEQLMYRLLTETLPDVTLVSVAHRNSVARYHTRCLRFERQNAEDCAVLNRSELPAA; the protein is encoded by the coding sequence ATGAAAGCAGCAGAAATTAAAACCGCGCACTGGCGGGAAGTGTGGCAGTTGATAAAGCCCTTTTGGCGTTCCGAGGAAAAGTGGCGTGCCTGGGGAATGCTGGCGGTGATTGTTATCCTCTCTTTAACCACGGTGTATATCAGCGTTCTTTTTAACCAATGGAACCGGGTATTTTACGATGCGCTGCAGAATAAAAATTTCCCGGTGTTCAAAAGTCAGCTTATCTATTTTACCTGGCTGGCGCTGATATTTATCGTCATATCCATCTATAAAATCTACCTGACCCAGGGCCTGCAAATGTATTGGCGGCGCTGGATGACCCGGCAATATATGGATAAGTGGTTACAGCACCACGTCTATTACCATACCGAACAGCAACAGACCGTTGATAACCCCGACCAGCGTATTGCTGAAGATTTGAATGCCCTTACCAGCGGCACGCTGTCGCTGGCGCTGGGTTTGCTTTCAAGCGTCGTGACATTTGTCTCTTTTATTTCCATTCTCTGGTCGGTAAGCGGTCCCATCTCCGTTACCCTGAGCGGCCATCTTTTCACGGTGCCCGGTTATATGGTGTGGTTTGCCATTTTATATGCTGGAATGGGATCGCTGCTGATATGGAAGGTCGGCCGGCCGCTGGTACGTTTGGGTTTTGAGCAGGAAAGATTTGAGGCGAATTTTCGTTTCGGACTGATCCGTATCCGTGAAAACAATGACGCCATCGCCCTTTACCAGGGCGAGCCGCGGGAAGCTAAACAGTTGGACGGCAGGTTTGAAGCCATTCGCGCCAACTGGTGGTCCATTATGCGCGTCAGCCGGCGGCTGAACGTGGCCAGTAATTTTTACGGTCAGTTTGCCATTATCTTCCCGATTCTGGTGGCGGCGCCGCGTTATTTCTCCGGCGCCATCCAGCTCGGTACTCTGATGCAAATTTCCTCGGCGTTTGGCGAGATTCAAGGGGCGTTGTCCTGGTTTATCGACGCCTTTAACCAGTTGGCTAGCTGGAAGGCCTGCATTAACCGGCTGGCGGGGTTCAACGCTGCGGTGGAACGCCACAGCAGCCAGAACACCGACATAGTGCGTCAGCCAACCGCGGGGGCGGCGTTGGCATTGACGGATTTGACGCTCACCATTCCCACCGGGCGGGCGCTGTTCCACGGGGCGACGCAGTCCATTGCGCCGGGTGAGAAGGTGTTGATAGTGGGTCCGTCCGGCTGCGGTAAGTCTACGCTGCTGCGCGCCATTGCCGGTATATGGCCTTATGGTTCAGGGGGTATTGGTTTGCACAGCGGTATGAAAGTGCTGTTTTTGCCCCAGCGCAGCTATATTCCCATCGGCAGTTTGCTGGGGGCGCTGTGTTATCCGGAAGCGCCGGATCATTTCAGCCGGGAGCAGATGCTGTCGATGCTGGATGAATGCCAGCTGGCCCATTTGCGGCCTATGCTGGATAAAGAATTGAACTGGAGCCATTGGTTGTCTCCCGGCGAGCAGCAAAGGCTGGCATTTGCCAGGGCGCTGTTGATCAAGCCGGATATTCTGTTTCTGGATGAGGCCACCAGCGCGCTGGACGATGAGAATGAGCAGCTGATGTACCGGCTACTGACGGAAACCTTGCCGGACGTGACGCTGGTTAGCGTGGCCCATCGTAACAGTGTCGCCCGCTATCATACGCGCTGCTTGCGTTTTGAACGTCAGAACGCTGAGGATTGCGCGGTGCTTAATCGCAGTGAATTGCCGGCGGCATAG
- the pflA gene encoding pyruvate formate lyase 1-activating protein: MSVLGRIHSFESCGTVDGPGIRFIIFFQGCLLRCLYCHNRDTWDLHAGREISVEEIMKEVVTYRHFMNASGGGVTASGGEAILQAEFVRDWFRACHAEGINTCLDTNGYVRRYDEVIDELLDVTDLVMLDIKEMNDDIHQNLVGVSNHRVLDFARYLQKINKRTWLRYVVVPGWSDDDKSVHMLGEFTKDMANIEKIELLPYHELGKHKWIAMGEEYKLEGVNPPTTETMEHVKAILAGYGHKVMY, from the coding sequence ATGTCAGTACTTGGTCGCATCCATTCGTTTGAATCCTGCGGTACCGTCGATGGTCCGGGCATTCGTTTTATCATTTTCTTCCAGGGCTGCCTGCTCCGTTGCCTCTATTGCCACAACCGCGACACCTGGGATTTGCACGCCGGCCGCGAAATATCCGTTGAGGAGATCATGAAAGAGGTGGTCACCTACCGGCACTTTATGAATGCTTCCGGCGGCGGCGTCACCGCGTCCGGCGGCGAGGCGATTTTGCAGGCTGAATTCGTGCGCGACTGGTTTCGCGCCTGCCATGCCGAAGGCATCAATACCTGCCTTGACACCAACGGCTACGTGCGGCGTTACGATGAGGTCATTGACGAACTGCTGGACGTGACCGACCTGGTGATGCTCGATATCAAGGAAATGAACGACGATATCCATCAAAACCTGGTGGGTGTTTCCAACCACCGCGTGCTGGATTTTGCCCGCTATCTGCAAAAGATCAACAAACGCACCTGGCTGCGGTATGTGGTGGTGCCCGGCTGGTCGGATGATGATAAATCGGTGCATATGCTGGGTGAATTCACCAAGGATATGGCCAATATCGAAAAAATCGAATTGTTGCCCTACCATGAGCTGGGTAAACACAAATGGATAGCCATGGGTGAAGAATATAAGCTCGAAGGAGTGAATCCTCCCACCACGGAAACCATGGAGCATGTAAAAGCTATTTTGGCCGGGTACGGCCATAAAGTGATGTATTAA